The genome window GTCTCCATTCTGGCTCAGTATACTCTACTACGACACGCAATTAAGTAGCAAAACATACACACATATCCAAGACTGATTGGTTTTGGACGACACAACGTACAAGCAGGCAGGCTCACAGCTTTAGAGGGGCCTTCCAAGTACCAGGTCCTTCTTTCCTTCCTTCCAGGGAAAAAGAAACCAACAGATTGCGCTTAAACAACATTGCCAACCACCATCCACAAAACATACAAGGATGATATTTACTAAAAACTCAAGGCAACCACCTCTGCACCAGCTCAAATGCCTTCCTTCTCGCACAGGTCTAGCAGCGACAAGGTCTGCAAATTTAATTTCATGAGAACGGTTGACATGGCCACacttttttcagaaaaatgaaCTTATATTCTGCTGTAAAATGCTAAGCATATTATAATGACAGACAGCATAATTATAATACGAtgcaaaaatgaaaataaaatagatgGGCCCAAATCTAATATAAATTTCCATGCCTACAAGTTTGTCTACCATGTGGTGGGCGAAACAGCGGATTAACATACTTGTCAGAAGAAAGGATTAGCAGAAAAAAACAACCTCCGACAAGCAATGCATATGAGATAGCATAGAATTGCAGAAGACTGAGGAGACACCAAGGAAGTCACAATTAAGCTTGTAAACAAGGGACAAGACTGTGTCCGAGCTTGTAGCTCGGTGGTTGGGTGCGAGTGGCACGCCCCAACCCGCCCAGGTTCGAGTCGCGTTTTAAGACTCGCAGGTGCGCACGAGTAGTTAGCGTGTGTTTGtaacctcaaaaaaaaaaacaaggggcAGGACTATGCTTAATGCAGAGGTCAAAATGTACTGCAGTACATAGCAGCATAACACAGCTATGAGACGTCAGATTGTGATTTAAAAATCAATTATAATTTGCTGCATACTTTTACACATGCAAGAATAAAATTTCTTCCTTGGTTTCATTCCTATAAAAATGAACCACATAACTAGTAAAACTATCAAGCATGTAGAATGGAGCGGGAGCTGAACAAACTCGATCATCATGACAGCATAAGATGCAAAATGTTAATAAAGTTTCAGTGTAGAATGGAGTTTTTATTGCATAATTCATGAGCACAGCAGCTGGGACAAGCTATATACCTCTGCAATGGAGAGCTCAAGGCGAAACTTTGGGCCATCATAATGGTGCAAAACTGGCCTAAAGGAATCCTCTTCCAACGGCTTGCAAAGCTTTCTAATGCGGATCCTCACCTAATATGATGAAGATGTCAGCATGAAATCAAAAGGAAATGAGGAATAAACATATGCTAAAATGTTGTCAATACCTGTGCTGGGAATCTGGATTCACCTTTACACTTCTTATCCTCCCATGCAGTGGGATCGATATTAGACCCACCAAAACTGGCAGCCTAAACAAATTTATTTCAAAAACCAAAAGACCATAAGCTGCTAAACTTATACTGAGGCATAATGTGGCCTTAAAAACTTCAatataaaaaaacacaaatctATGGAATCAAAGTAAGACACTTATTTGCTCTTTCTAACTAAGATGTGGATTAAATGAGCTAACAGAAATGGGCCAACAACAAAGACTATTGAGCTAGATATATACAGAAGCACAGCTACATCCAACCATAAAACAATGCAAAACAATGGTGCACGAATAAATCAACATTGCACAAAAGCATACAAGACTAGGGGCATGATAAAATTAACTCTAAACTGGAGAAGCTAAAATAATGCATACAGAATTAGTGGCAACAAACACAGGAATGAAATACTAACTAAAGCAGGCCCATTAAGAGTGCAATGCATGGCTGAGGGGTAGTACACCTAAATTTTGAGATGCATGTATGCTACATTCATGATTATTGGTTGCATATTATGGAGAGTATCTGGGAAACCAAGATTATGCTTTATagttgaaagtttttcaaatattaacaaattttttttgaacCGGATATTAACAAATTATTGGTTCGAAGAATGTACAAATAAAGGCACAAGGGGAAAAAAAGGTAAGGCAAGCTAAAAACAGTCCATTTAGAATGGTTACAATGCACGAAAGCCCAATATTATCTCTTATTTTGCTGCATATGGCTTCCTCAGATGCACAATTTTATGTCTAGCAATATCTTATGTATGACAGGGAAACAACAGTTCAATTAATTCACAGAGATGATTTGCAGGCACCAGCAAATGAGATAATCACGCGCCTCAAATACCCCATGAAGCTGATGAGTCGTGTAGTTGTAGAGGAAAAGAGGTAGACCAGGAGTAATTGCTCGGACTGAATCACGATATCTTGCTGGTAAACCTGCAGAAGAGCAAAAGATCTTGAGATGCTATTATCAAAAGGCAAGTTTAAAATTAATATATCAGAATAATATGTAGCATAAATTATCAAGAGATATGGTAACACATACCAAAAAGCTGCCTTTTGAGATCCTCCTGCATGGTATCATTGTTGCAGACAAAGACGTATCCCCCAAGAACTTCATTCCTTGGTAGCATCTCACTTGTTGGCAATGTCTTGAAGCGCTTGTCAATGGCAGAATTGCTGTTGCTGTTTCCATTGCTGTTACTGTTGCTGTTGCTTCCATTGCTGTTACCACCATTGTTTTTTCCATTTGCCTCCTTCCCATTTGGAGTATTCAAATATTTGTTCACCCCAACATTCATATTGAACGCATTGACATTGCCATTGCTTCCCTTGGGGTACATTGGATTCATGTTACAGGACATGTTGTGGAATGGGTTCTTCATGGCAGCCTCATTCATCTTCAGATCATTCATTTTAAGATCCAAATTCATGAGGCCAAGATTGAGATGGTCCATCCTGCTCTCATCGTGGTGATAGGACATCTTATCCCATTGCTTGACATCAGGGACAGTGTTCATCCGCGCATAGTCAAGGTCATTCACCCTCTCGCCCTTGAACTTGGTAATCTCAGCCAGCTTCGACGTCATGAGAGACCACTGGCGGTCCTCCACCACCTTTGGTTGCCCACGGAGCTCATCTCCAAGATGCCACAGGTTGTCCATCGCTCGCTCAGTTAAATCTTTCTACCTTCTGCAAGAAAGGATCAAcaagcatcaagccaccaatATATACCACTACAAGATCCTGATTTCGAAAAACTAAATGAACCATTTGTCATAATGCTATTGCGGCATCTACTAGAAAACAGATCTCCATGCCAAAGTGGCACTTGATAAAAAAATTCCGCCATTTGGTATAGCCAATCACACACGGAGATTGAAAAAGGAAATCAACCTTTAGATGCTGCCATCTACGTTTTGTAACGTATGTGTACCCAGAtagtccaaaaaaaaaaaaaatctagccgcgtgataaaaaaaaacgcATTTTTAGCCAATAATAACGTCCCAATCATCTCGTCGCCAGTGGCGGACTTGGGGCGGCGCATGGGGGCTCAGCTGAACGAACCCCCAGTTTTTTCGGAAAGTAAAGTGCGCCCGCATCTACTAGTAGGGAACCAGCCAAGTCCTGTGGTGCCAACTAGTGTCGATCTTAAGCGATGGAAAGAAGAATCTAATCACAAATCCACTACAAACTGACTGTGGGGATGGAGACATAGAGAAATTTGGATCTGATTGAGAGCAAGAGGCCGACAACAAGggaatccatccaagcaagGAAGATAGGGTTGATGGACTACTTACAAGCCaacaaaggggaagaagaaacGAACCCACCCACGTCCGGGCCGGATGGATGGATCTCGAGTCCCACTCCACTAGACGAGAGAGGAGAGTAGCTCCGTAGCGGGTGGAGGATCCAGCAGAGAGCTCGGCGGCTGCGCTAGCCTGTCCTGGCTGGTGGTGTGCGAGCGAAGAGGAAGGAAGGGGAGACCCGGCTTGGCTGGCTGGCTCCCACCtctcaactctctctctctcggacaCTCCACCTGTCAGGtcagggagagaggaggagaggagctgTCCTCCTCCATTTATAGGCAGCGGCCAGGAGATGAGGCTCCCAAATTTACATGCTCTGCCACTGGTAGGTTGAGGAATCGTCTGTCTGCTGTCACTGTTGGTTGGCGTTTACCGCGTCTCCAATTTGTATGTCCAAAATGAGCCCAGAGAGACGACGTAGTTCCATTCAACGTTGCTACTACAACTGA of Phragmites australis chromosome 3, lpPhrAust1.1, whole genome shotgun sequence contains these proteins:
- the LOC133913797 gene encoding B2 protein-like isoform X2; protein product: MDNLWHLGDELRGQPKVVEDRQWSLMTSKLAEITKFKGERVNDLDYARMNTVPDVKQWDKMSYHHDESRMDHLNLGLMNLDLKMNDLKMNEAAMKNPFHNMSCNMNPMYPKGSNGNVNAFNMNVGVNKYLNTPNGKEANGKNNGGNSNGSNSNSNSNGNSNSNSAIDKRFKTLPTSEMLPRNEVLGGYVFVCNNDTMQEDLKRQLFGLPARYRDSVRAITPGLPLFLYNYTTHQLHGAASFGGSNIDPTAWEDKKCKGESRFPAQVRIRIRKLCKPLEEDSFRPVLHHYDGPKFRLELSIAETLSLLDLCEKEGI
- the LOC133913797 gene encoding B2 protein-like isoform X1 gives rise to the protein MDNLWHLGDELRGQPKVVEDRQWSLMTSKLAEITKFKGERVNDLDYARMNTVPDVKQWDKMSYHHDESRMDHLNLGLMNLDLKMNDLKMNEAAMKNPFHNMSCNMNPMYPKGSNGNVNAFNMNVGVNKYLNTPNGKEANGKNNGGNSNGSNSNSNSNGNSNSNSAIDKRFKTLPTSEMLPRNEVLGGYVFVCNNDTMQEDLKRQLFGLPARYRDSVRAITPGLPLFLYNYTTHQLHGVFEAASFGGSNIDPTAWEDKKCKGESRFPAQVRIRIRKLCKPLEEDSFRPVLHHYDGPKFRLELSIAETLSLLDLCEKEGI